The following proteins are co-located in the Paludisphaera rhizosphaerae genome:
- a CDS encoding response regulator: protein MKTVYTTGEAAKICKVSQQTIIRCFDSGQLKGFRVPGSRFRRIPREALYRFMKDNGIPTDALESGRRRILIVDDDQAVVDLIAEVLTADGRFEHKAVNNGFGAGMLAKEYHPDLIILDVMLPDINGQAVCELIRRDPSISDIKIICISGMVEEDKIAELKTSGADDFLHKPLDIDELIAKICRLLDMETSPNA, encoded by the coding sequence ATGAAGACCGTTTACACGACGGGCGAGGCTGCGAAGATCTGCAAGGTCAGTCAGCAGACCATCATCCGCTGTTTCGACTCGGGCCAATTGAAGGGGTTCCGGGTACCCGGCTCGCGATTCCGGCGGATTCCGCGGGAGGCGCTGTACCGGTTTATGAAGGACAACGGGATCCCCACCGACGCTCTGGAGAGCGGGCGGCGGCGGATCCTGATCGTCGACGACGATCAGGCGGTGGTGGACCTGATCGCCGAAGTGCTGACGGCCGACGGCCGGTTCGAGCACAAGGCGGTGAACAACGGGTTCGGGGCGGGGATGCTCGCCAAGGAATACCACCCGGACCTCATCATCCTCGACGTCATGTTGCCGGACATCAACGGCCAGGCCGTCTGCGAGCTGATCCGCCGGGATCCCAGCATCTCGGACATCAAGATCATCTGCATCTCGGGCATGGTTGAGGAAGACAAGATCGCCGAGCTGAAGACCTCCGGCGCGGACGATTTCCTCCACAAGCCGCTCGATATCGATGAACTGATCGCCAAGATCTGCCGACTGTTAGATATGGAGACCAGCCCTAACGCCTGA
- a CDS encoding nucleotide exchange factor GrpE yields the protein MSPDVEDRDEIAPVPEAPAETGSEPPIAEDEAVELTLDAAPVVSQIEPESFEPEPEGVVQPEPEPTPGPPVEPEAPPLAAFAGEIREAVAKLGEDLGKKLAGLQGQFDREVRAEANRERIVDRLHAELQEYKQDLLMKMQRPIFVDLIQLHDDVGKMAAALAPEAHDFRGTLESIQTALEDVMFRQGVEPFRAEGDVFDPRRQRAVTTVSTPDPGLAKTIAARIRPGFQAGEKVVRPEVVSVYTFKAD from the coding sequence GTGTCGCCCGACGTCGAGGATCGCGACGAGATTGCACCCGTCCCCGAGGCCCCGGCCGAGACCGGCTCCGAACCTCCCATCGCCGAGGACGAGGCCGTCGAACTGACGCTCGACGCCGCGCCGGTCGTCTCTCAGATCGAACCCGAGAGCTTCGAGCCCGAACCCGAGGGCGTCGTCCAGCCCGAGCCTGAGCCCACTCCCGGGCCCCCCGTCGAGCCCGAGGCTCCGCCGTTGGCCGCGTTCGCGGGCGAGATCCGCGAGGCGGTCGCGAAGCTGGGCGAGGACCTGGGGAAGAAGCTGGCGGGGCTCCAGGGCCAGTTCGACCGCGAGGTCCGCGCCGAGGCCAACCGCGAGCGGATCGTCGATCGGCTCCATGCGGAGCTTCAGGAGTACAAGCAGGACCTGTTGATGAAGATGCAGCGGCCGATCTTCGTCGATTTGATCCAGCTTCACGACGACGTCGGCAAGATGGCGGCGGCGCTCGCGCCCGAGGCCCACGATTTCCGGGGCACGCTGGAGTCGATCCAGACCGCCCTGGAGGATGTGATGTTCCGCCAGGGCGTCGAGCCCTTCCGTGCCGAAGGAGACGTGTTCGACCCCCGCCGCCAACGCGCGGTGACGACCGTCTCGACCCCCGACCCGGGCCTGGCCAAGACGATCGCCGCGCGGATTCGGCCCGGCTTCCAGGCCGGCGAAAAGGTCGTCCGGCCCGAAGTGGTTTCGGTTTACACCTTCAAGGCGGATTGA
- the mnmG gene encoding tRNA uridine-5-carboxymethylaminomethyl(34) synthesis enzyme MnmG, translated as MSASASRDPYQFDVVVVGAGHAGVEAALAAARLGRRTALLTMNVDAVGQMSCNPAIGGVAKGQIVREVDALGGAMGVLTDASAIQFRLLNRGKGPAMHSPRAQCDKKAYQALAKLTVENQPNLTLRQEMIEAVEVEGGRVAGVRCRGDVLYKARSVVLTTGTFLQALMHTGEVRTPGGRGGDASAEGLSGSLRGLGFELRRFKTGTPPRLNGRTIDFDRLDPQPGDAEPVAFSFLTDRIEQVQVPCHITATSQAVHEIIRANLHRAPMYSGRIQSTGPRYCPSIEDKVVRFADRESHQIFLEPEGRNTREYYCNGISTSLPRDVQEEIIPLIPGLEHAEIMRYGYAVEYDFAPPEQLSPTLETKAVPGLFFAGQLNGTTGYEEAAAQGLVAGANAALSAADAEPFTLDRSTSYIGVLIDDLVTRGVDEPYRMFTSRAEYRLLLRHDNADLRLTERGRAVGLVDDARWARFETRRDAIAGLRERLTTTRKGGVALFQTLRRHDTTWADLAALDPDLASAGIPADVVAQVTIEAKYEGYVGRQVEQIERFRRLEDKAIPADFDYAAIPQLRAEAREKLARVRPRSLGQAGRISGISPADLATLLVHLRRRPASTADGSAR; from the coding sequence ATGTCCGCGTCCGCCAGCCGGGATCCGTATCAGTTCGACGTCGTGGTGGTGGGCGCCGGGCACGCCGGGGTCGAAGCGGCGCTGGCCGCCGCGCGGCTGGGACGGCGCACGGCCCTCTTGACCATGAACGTCGACGCCGTTGGGCAGATGAGCTGCAACCCGGCCATCGGCGGCGTCGCCAAGGGGCAGATCGTCCGCGAGGTCGACGCCCTCGGCGGCGCGATGGGGGTTCTCACCGACGCCTCGGCCATCCAGTTCCGGCTCCTCAACCGCGGCAAGGGGCCGGCCATGCACAGCCCCCGCGCCCAGTGCGACAAGAAGGCCTATCAGGCTCTCGCCAAACTGACCGTCGAGAACCAGCCCAACCTCACGCTCCGCCAGGAGATGATCGAGGCCGTCGAGGTCGAAGGGGGCCGCGTCGCCGGCGTCCGCTGCCGAGGGGACGTCCTCTATAAGGCGCGTTCGGTCGTTCTGACCACCGGCACCTTCCTTCAGGCCCTGATGCACACCGGCGAGGTTCGCACTCCGGGAGGTCGCGGCGGCGACGCCTCGGCCGAGGGGCTATCCGGCAGTCTCCGCGGCCTCGGCTTCGAGCTGCGCCGGTTCAAGACGGGGACGCCGCCGCGGCTCAACGGTCGGACGATCGACTTCGACCGCCTGGACCCGCAACCGGGCGACGCCGAACCCGTCGCCTTCTCGTTCCTCACCGACCGGATCGAACAGGTCCAGGTCCCCTGCCACATCACGGCCACGTCGCAGGCCGTCCACGAGATCATCCGCGCCAACCTGCACCGCGCGCCGATGTACTCGGGACGGATCCAGTCGACCGGCCCGCGATACTGCCCGTCGATCGAGGACAAGGTGGTGCGGTTCGCCGACCGCGAGTCGCACCAGATCTTCCTGGAACCCGAGGGCCGCAACACCCGCGAATACTACTGCAACGGCATCTCCACCAGCCTCCCCCGCGACGTCCAGGAGGAGATCATCCCCCTGATCCCCGGCCTGGAACACGCCGAGATCATGCGCTACGGGTACGCCGTCGAGTACGACTTCGCCCCCCCCGAACAGCTTAGCCCAACCCTGGAAACCAAGGCCGTCCCCGGCCTCTTCTTCGCCGGCCAGCTCAACGGCACGACCGGCTACGAGGAAGCCGCCGCTCAGGGACTTGTCGCCGGGGCCAACGCGGCGCTCTCGGCGGCCGACGCCGAGCCGTTCACGCTCGACCGATCGACGTCGTACATCGGCGTCCTGATCGACGATCTGGTGACCCGCGGGGTCGATGAGCCCTACCGGATGTTCACCAGCCGCGCCGAGTATCGGCTGCTCCTCCGCCACGACAACGCCGACCTCCGCCTCACCGAGCGGGGTCGGGCCGTCGGACTGGTCGACGACGCCCGCTGGGCTCGCTTCGAAACCCGCCGCGACGCCATCGCCGGCCTCCGCGAACGGCTGACGACCACCCGCAAGGGGGGCGTCGCCCTATTCCAGACGCTCCGCCGCCACGACACGACCTGGGCCGACCTCGCGGCCCTGGACCCGGACCTCGCCTCGGCCGGGATCCCGGCCGACGTCGTCGCCCAGGTGACCATCGAGGCGAAATACGAGGGCTACGTCGGCCGCCAGGTCGAGCAGATCGAGCGGTTCCGCCGCCTGGAAGACAAGGCGATCCCCGCCGACTTCGACTACGCCGCGATTCCCCAGCTTCGCGCCGAGGCCCGCGAAAAGCTCGCAAGGGTCCGCCCCCGCTCACTCGGCCAGGCGGGCCGAATCAGCGGGATCAGCCCGGCCGACCTCGCCACCCTGCTCGTCCATCTCCGCCGCCGCCCCGCGTCCACCGCCGACGGGTCGGCCCGCTGA
- a CDS encoding Fur family transcriptional regulator — MAKTQTDDLAPLEVPESPEDKFREFLEIRGEKLTDPRRKLVRHIFSSHKHFDADELVRDLHDAGHAISRSTVYRTLRLLVEAGLLRELRLTNRSAYEHDYGYPAHDHLHCTVCNRVVEFRNEELLKLRAEVSRAHGFRATGHRFLIEGVCSSCDRSHSPRRRLDLI; from the coding sequence GTGGCGAAGACTCAGACCGACGACCTGGCTCCCCTTGAGGTGCCGGAATCTCCCGAGGACAAGTTCCGGGAATTTCTGGAAATCCGCGGTGAGAAGCTGACCGATCCCCGGCGCAAACTGGTCCGTCACATCTTCAGCAGCCACAAGCACTTCGACGCCGACGAGCTGGTCCGCGACCTGCACGACGCCGGCCACGCCATCAGCCGATCGACCGTCTATCGGACCCTCCGCCTGCTCGTCGAGGCCGGACTTCTGCGCGAGCTGCGGCTCACGAACCGCTCGGCCTACGAGCACGACTACGGCTACCCGGCCCACGACCACCTGCACTGCACCGTCTGCAACCGAGTGGTCGAGTTCCGCAACGAGGAACTCCTCAAGCTCCGCGCCGAGGTCAGCCGCGCCCACGGCTTCCGCGCCACCGGCCACCGCTTCCTCATCGAAGGCGTCTGCTCCAGTTGCGACCGCTCCCACAGCCCCCGACGACGGCTGGACCTGATCTGA
- a CDS encoding carbonic anhydrase, whose amino-acid sequence MDVIYRYDPYADPKPRPAADAKGAIRTLREGNDRFRSYIDLIQHGIEEGRNGNAQSVVVEAEPVRMRIARAVGGQPHTPYALVLGCSDARAPIEHIFDQSSNDLFVIRVAGNVLGTECLGSIDYAVRNLGSSLSVILVLGHTTCGAVSAAVDLYLAPHDYPALGLTHALRSIVDRVQIAVRGADKAISRVCGSAARNHPGYRDALIEASIYLNAALTAFDVHREVKLFDDESRIRIVFSVFDLSDLGVRALPGSRDEAATFGEVTGKPADLENLGDEIAKAVVAKGMLGPETQSALKV is encoded by the coding sequence ATGGACGTCATCTACCGGTACGACCCATACGCCGATCCCAAGCCGAGGCCGGCGGCGGACGCCAAGGGCGCGATCAGGACGCTCCGCGAGGGGAACGATCGCTTCCGCAGCTACATCGACCTCATCCAGCATGGGATCGAGGAAGGTCGGAACGGGAACGCGCAGTCGGTCGTGGTCGAGGCGGAGCCGGTCCGGATGCGGATTGCGCGCGCCGTCGGCGGCCAGCCGCACACGCCCTACGCCCTGGTCCTGGGCTGCTCCGACGCCCGCGCCCCGATCGAGCACATCTTCGACCAGTCCTCCAACGACCTCTTCGTGATCCGGGTCGCGGGGAACGTTCTGGGGACGGAGTGCCTGGGGAGCATCGACTACGCCGTCCGCAACCTGGGCTCGTCGCTGTCGGTCATCCTCGTGCTCGGCCATACGACGTGCGGCGCGGTCTCGGCGGCCGTCGACCTGTACCTCGCCCCTCACGACTACCCGGCGCTGGGGCTCACCCACGCGCTCCGGTCGATCGTCGACCGCGTGCAGATCGCCGTGCGAGGGGCCGACAAGGCGATCTCTCGGGTGTGCGGAAGCGCCGCCAGGAACCACCCCGGCTATCGGGACGCCCTGATCGAGGCTTCCATCTACCTCAACGCCGCGCTCACCGCGTTCGACGTCCATCGCGAGGTCAAGCTGTTCGACGACGAGTCCCGAATCCGGATCGTCTTCAGCGTCTTCGACCTGTCCGACCTGGGGGTCCGCGCGCTTCCCGGCAGTCGCGACGAAGCCGCCACCTTCGGCGAGGTGACCGGGAAGCCGGCCGACCTCGAAAACCTGGGCGACGAGATCGCCAAGGCGGTCGTGGCCAAGGGGATGCTCGGCCCCGAGACTCAATCCGCCTTGAAGGTGTAA
- the tpx gene encoding thiol peroxidase, with protein sequence MAETRKGEVTFKGNPIELVGPKLKAGDAAPDFKAVGAGLAFVSLAETAGKPRLFNVVPSLDTPVCNKQTKHFAEVLQELGDKVAAYTVSTDLPFAQARFCTEAAIENIKNLSDAHDHSFGEHYGVLIQGLPVPLLARAVFVVDASNKITYVEIVPEIAQEPDYEPALKALKAAAGV encoded by the coding sequence ATGGCCGAGACGCGCAAGGGCGAGGTGACGTTCAAGGGGAACCCGATCGAGCTGGTCGGCCCGAAGCTTAAGGCCGGCGACGCGGCCCCCGACTTCAAGGCCGTCGGCGCGGGGCTGGCGTTCGTTTCGCTGGCCGAGACCGCCGGCAAGCCCCGGCTGTTCAACGTGGTCCCCTCGCTGGACACCCCGGTCTGCAACAAGCAGACGAAGCACTTCGCCGAGGTGCTTCAGGAGCTGGGCGACAAGGTGGCCGCTTACACGGTGAGCACCGACCTGCCGTTCGCCCAGGCCCGGTTCTGCACCGAGGCCGCCATCGAGAACATCAAGAACCTCTCCGACGCCCACGACCACAGCTTCGGCGAGCACTACGGCGTCCTCATCCAGGGCCTCCCCGTCCCGCTGCTGGCCCGCGCCGTCTTCGTCGTCGACGCCTCGAACAAGATCACCTACGTCGAGATCGTCCCCGAGATCGCCCAGGAGCCCGACTACGAGCCGGCTCTGAAGGCTCTTAAGGCCGCCGCCGGCGTCTGA